A single Methanolobus sp. ZRKC5 DNA region contains:
- a CDS encoding DNA polymerase II large subunit: MGEIVVSDSMRDYFEELESKLHSEIDIANSARSKGRDPKPNVEIPLAKDLADRVENLIGVKGVAEEIRKYEETMSREEGALAIGKAVAEGAVGEFESKEAAIEASIRVSVAMLTEGVVAAPIEGIDKVTLGKNDDGSEFIRIFYSGPIRSAGGTAQALSVLVGDYVRRAVGIDRFKPRKEEVERYVEEILLYRRVATLQYTPSEDEIRLIVENCPICIDGEPTEAEEVEGYRNLDRIGTNRVRGGMCLVLAEGLALKAPKVLKHVNKLEMDGWDWLNTLIAGAKSGDDDDDDGFVGVKPKDKYLRDLIAGRPVFSHPMRPGGFRLRYGRSRNTSFAAAGISPASMYIMDSFIVSGTQLKVERPGKAAGMAPVDSIEGPTVRLRSGDVIRVDDEEHAIQIHPEVECILDIGEILINYGDFLENNHPLVPSSYCFEWWIQEFEKQVPTASYSRSELELPSQEFSLELCDKYGVPLHPAYTYLWHDITIDEFATLVSFISENGVLSGDGTSLELPFEKSTENGIKILLEHLLVLHRIHEGRIIIDEPLPFVRCLGLDRGLNKKWSTVESTDTIGSVNEVSGLIVRARAPVRIGARMGRPEKSNKRKMTPAPHVLFPIGDSAGNTRKMEAAAGYMSSMNGKVGQIRVEIGNRACPACGKDTFWYRCDCGEFTVPKLSCPRCGISVQKEKCPKCGSKTTCVKMQNIDFKEVYQNAFENIGERDTNIEVKGVKRMMSGTMTPEPLEKGILRAKHDLFTFKDGTVRYDMSDIPLTHIRADELSITVEKLKKLGYREDIYGNPLETDDQVVCLKVQDLVVSYDCGEYLLRTTHYIDDLLVKYYHEEPYYKAETIDDLVGVMLMGLAPHTSAGVLGRLVGFTKASVGYAHPFFHAAKRRNCDGDEDCVMLLMDGLINFSRDYLPEKRGGKMDAPLVLTTRIDPSEVDKEAHNIDVCDHYPLEFYEASLNYTNPKELEGQIDLISRRLGTPEQYDHFMFTHHTNDIASGPLHSAYKTLGSMVEKMDAQLALADKIRAVDASDVAERVLISHFLPDMFGNLRAFSRQSTRCLKCAAKFRRPPLTGVCPKCGGSVILTVHEGSVKKYLKVSKKVAHDYNVSSYTKQRIEIIGLDMKSLFENDRSKQTGLMEFM; encoded by the coding sequence ATGGGTGAAATAGTAGTTAGCGATTCTATGAGGGATTATTTTGAGGAGCTTGAATCAAAGCTTCATAGTGAGATCGATATTGCAAACAGTGCACGCTCAAAAGGGAGAGATCCCAAACCGAATGTTGAGATACCTCTTGCAAAAGACCTTGCAGACAGGGTGGAAAATCTCATTGGTGTGAAAGGTGTTGCAGAGGAGATACGCAAGTACGAAGAGACCATGTCTCGTGAAGAAGGTGCTCTTGCAATAGGTAAAGCTGTTGCTGAGGGTGCTGTGGGGGAATTTGAATCCAAGGAAGCTGCGATAGAGGCTTCCATACGCGTATCTGTTGCAATGCTCACAGAAGGTGTGGTTGCCGCACCGATAGAGGGAATAGACAAGGTAACTCTTGGCAAAAACGATGATGGAAGCGAATTCATCAGGATATTTTACTCAGGTCCCATACGTAGTGCAGGCGGTACGGCCCAGGCACTTTCCGTACTTGTGGGTGACTATGTACGCCGTGCAGTTGGCATTGATCGGTTCAAGCCGCGCAAGGAAGAAGTTGAAAGATATGTTGAGGAAATTCTGCTTTACAGACGAGTGGCAACCTTGCAGTATACTCCTTCCGAAGATGAGATCAGGTTAATTGTGGAAAACTGCCCCATATGTATTGACGGGGAACCCACGGAAGCTGAAGAAGTTGAAGGTTACAGGAACCTTGACAGGATAGGTACCAACAGAGTACGTGGTGGTATGTGTCTTGTGCTTGCAGAAGGTCTGGCTCTGAAAGCTCCGAAGGTTCTCAAACACGTCAACAAGCTCGAGATGGATGGATGGGACTGGCTGAACACACTTATAGCTGGAGCAAAGAGTGGCGATGATGACGATGATGACGGGTTTGTCGGCGTAAAACCAAAAGACAAATACCTGCGTGACCTGATAGCAGGGAGGCCGGTGTTCTCTCATCCAATGCGTCCAGGTGGTTTCAGGTTAAGGTACGGACGTTCAAGAAACACATCCTTTGCAGCCGCCGGCATAAGCCCTGCCAGCATGTATATAATGGACAGTTTTATCGTTTCAGGCACCCAGCTCAAGGTGGAGCGTCCCGGTAAAGCTGCCGGAATGGCGCCAGTAGATAGTATAGAAGGCCCCACTGTCAGACTCAGGTCTGGTGATGTCATCCGGGTGGATGATGAAGAACATGCAATTCAGATCCATCCTGAAGTGGAATGCATACTGGATATCGGTGAGATATTGATCAATTACGGTGATTTCCTTGAGAACAATCATCCTCTTGTGCCATCTTCATACTGTTTTGAATGGTGGATACAGGAGTTTGAGAAACAAGTTCCGACTGCATCATATTCCCGAAGTGAGCTTGAATTGCCTTCTCAGGAATTTTCACTGGAACTATGTGACAAATATGGTGTTCCTCTACATCCAGCATATACATATCTCTGGCATGATATCACAATTGATGAGTTCGCTACACTTGTCTCGTTCATATCAGAGAACGGTGTCCTTTCTGGTGACGGGACAAGTCTTGAACTTCCATTTGAAAAAAGTACTGAAAATGGCATAAAAATCCTTCTTGAGCATTTGCTTGTCCTGCACAGAATTCATGAGGGAAGGATCATCATTGATGAGCCTCTACCTTTTGTCAGATGTCTGGGTCTTGACAGAGGCCTGAATAAGAAATGGAGTACTGTTGAATCCACAGACACCATAGGATCAGTTAATGAAGTGAGTGGCCTGATCGTACGTGCTCGTGCACCTGTGAGGATTGGTGCAAGGATGGGGCGTCCGGAAAAATCAAATAAGAGAAAGATGACTCCTGCTCCTCATGTATTGTTCCCGATAGGGGATTCTGCCGGAAATACCCGGAAAATGGAAGCGGCTGCAGGTTACATGTCTTCTATGAATGGGAAGGTCGGGCAGATTCGGGTTGAGATCGGTAATCGTGCATGTCCTGCATGTGGAAAGGATACGTTCTGGTATCGGTGTGATTGTGGCGAGTTCACAGTTCCTAAATTATCGTGTCCGCGTTGTGGCATATCGGTGCAAAAAGAGAAATGTCCAAAATGTGGTTCAAAGACCACATGCGTGAAGATGCAGAATATCGATTTCAAAGAGGTCTACCAGAATGCTTTTGAAAACATTGGTGAGAGGGATACTAATATCGAAGTAAAAGGTGTCAAGCGCATGATGTCCGGGACAATGACTCCGGAACCTCTCGAAAAAGGAATCCTGCGGGCGAAACATGACCTTTTTACTTTCAAGGATGGGACTGTCAGGTATGATATGTCCGACATTCCGCTTACACATATCCGTGCCGATGAACTTAGTATCACAGTTGAGAAACTGAAGAAACTTGGGTACAGAGAGGACATATATGGAAATCCTCTGGAAACGGATGATCAGGTAGTCTGCCTTAAAGTACAGGATCTTGTAGTTTCATACGATTGTGGTGAATACCTCCTGCGTACTACCCATTACATAGATGACCTGCTTGTGAAATACTATCATGAGGAGCCTTATTACAAGGCAGAGACAATTGATGATCTTGTAGGTGTAATGCTCATGGGCCTTGCACCGCATACATCAGCAGGTGTCCTTGGAAGACTTGTAGGTTTTACCAAGGCATCAGTGGGTTACGCACATCCTTTCTTCCATGCGGCAAAAAGAAGAAACTGTGATGGTGATGAGGATTGTGTTATGTTGTTGATGGATGGTCTTATCAATTTCTCAAGAGATTACCTGCCTGAAAAAAGAGGTGGGAAAATGGATGCACCACTTGTTCTTACAACACGTATAGATCCAAGTGAGGTTGACAAGGAAGCTCATAATATCGATGTTTGTGATCATTATCCTCTTGAGTTCTACGAGGCAAGCCTAAATTATACAAATCCCAAGGAACTGGAGGGACAAATAGACCTTATAAGCCGCAGGCTTGGAACTCCTGAGCAATATGATCATTTTATGTTCACTCATCATACCAATGATATCGCATCAGGTCCTCTTCACAGTGCCTACAAGACCCTTGGGAGCATGGTGGAGAAGATGGATGCCCAGCTTGCATTGGCAGATAAGATACGTGCGGTGGATGCTTCTGATGTGGCTGAGAGGGTGCTTATATCCCACTTTCTGCCAGACATGTTCGGAAATCTCAGGGCATTCTCCCGTCAGAGTACAAGGTGCCTTAAATGTGCTGCAAAATTCCGCAGGCCGCCTCTTACAGGTGTTTGTCCAAAATGTGGTGGGAGTGTAATACTGACGGTTCATGAAGGGTCTGTAAAAAAATACCTAAAAGTCTCAAAGAAAGTAGCCCATGATTACAATGTTTCGAGCTATACAAAACAAAGAATCGAGATAATTGGGTTGGATATGAAATCCCTTTTTGAGAATGATCGCTCGAAGCAGACAGGGCTAATGGAGTTCATGTAG
- the mmp10 gene encoding methyl coenzyme M reductase-arginine methyltransferase Mmp10 (Mmp10 (methanogenesis marker protein 10) is a cobalamin-requiring radical SAM methyltransferase that creates the methylarginine modification to methyl coenzyme M reductase.), producing the protein MEIIADVGGNPGIDCKGFCTYCYFKKVKENPPFGCKYCLPFKKGCDYCTRGIREAYSGFKPGQYVFQELYQKLKMNSADVDKITISGGGDVSCYPDLMELIANLAQFELPIHLGYTSGKGFSKGDEAEFLIEHGVTEVSFTVFATDPELRRKYMRDPEPEAALKVLRQLCQHCDVYAAIVLIPGVNDGEVLEKTLTDLVEMGAKGAILMRFANKTEEGLILNNAPVMEGIETHGIDEFTQIVRDAASKHNLRITGTPLEDPLIGSPYAIRNEKEALVKLPELRKDATILSSRASEQRLQEIFTKLGSDVNVVAVDKDIGCLITIEDLNKLDLKNVKETVIIPGRAFVYDSEATTALSRDGISRFVRRGPEMLTYDGEMSIGHSKEEVLEFEIEQITELIHGINAIGMPMKE; encoded by the coding sequence ATGGAAATCATCGCTGACGTAGGAGGCAATCCGGGAATCGATTGCAAAGGATTCTGTACCTATTGTTATTTTAAGAAAGTAAAAGAAAATCCTCCTTTTGGATGCAAATACTGCCTTCCCTTCAAAAAAGGTTGTGACTACTGCACCAGAGGTATAAGGGAAGCCTATTCAGGTTTCAAACCAGGACAATATGTGTTTCAGGAACTTTACCAGAAACTTAAAATGAACTCCGCGGATGTCGACAAGATAACCATCAGTGGTGGCGGAGATGTGAGTTGTTATCCCGATCTCATGGAACTTATCGCCAATCTGGCACAATTCGAATTACCCATTCATCTGGGATATACAAGCGGTAAAGGATTCAGCAAAGGAGATGAAGCTGAATTCTTAATAGAACACGGAGTAACAGAAGTTTCATTCACCGTATTTGCAACTGACCCGGAGCTTAGAAGGAAATACATGCGTGACCCTGAACCTGAAGCCGCACTTAAAGTGCTCCGCCAGCTCTGCCAGCATTGTGACGTATATGCCGCAATTGTCCTTATCCCCGGAGTCAATGACGGAGAAGTACTCGAAAAAACATTGACTGACCTTGTGGAAATGGGAGCAAAAGGAGCGATACTCATGCGCTTTGCCAACAAGACTGAAGAAGGGCTCATACTTAACAATGCCCCGGTCATGGAAGGTATTGAAACACACGGCATAGATGAATTCACACAAATCGTCCGCGATGCTGCTTCAAAACATAATCTACGCATCACAGGAACACCACTCGAAGACCCACTCATCGGCTCCCCATACGCCATACGCAATGAAAAGGAAGCCCTTGTCAAACTTCCCGAGCTAAGAAAAGACGCTACGATACTCTCCAGCAGGGCTTCTGAGCAAAGACTTCAGGAAATCTTCACAAAACTTGGGAGTGACGTCAATGTTGTTGCAGTCGATAAAGACATTGGTTGCCTCATCACCATTGAAGACCTGAATAAACTAGACCTGAAAAATGTCAAGGAAACTGTCATAATACCAGGGAGAGCATTCGTATATGATTCGGAAGCAACAACTGCGCTTTCCAGGGACGGAATCTCACGATTTGTCCGCAGGGGACCTGAAATGCTTACATATGACGGTGAAATGTCAATAGGCCATTCAAAAGAAGAGGTTCTCGAATTTGAAATAGAGCAAATCACAGAGCTAATCCATGGGATAAATGCCATTGGAATGCCTATGAAAGAATAA
- the mcrB gene encoding coenzyme-B sulfoethylthiotransferase subunit beta gives MSDTIDIYDDRGKLLESGVDLLAIAPTRNAAIQNIIKDTKRTVAVNLAGIEKSLKTGAMGGAKKQILGRELDYDIVGNSGAIMDAVKKLVSVSDDDDTNVKELGGGKQLIVQIPTVRTQIGADYVSGSTVTGAAVVQTIIDMFNTDMFDAPIVKSAVWGSYPQTMDMKGANIASILSIPQNNEGLGYSLRNITTNHVAAITGKKAMNAAALSSIFEQVGMYEMGNAVGPFERHQLLGLAYQGLNAGNYVYDIVKENGKNGTIGTVIQSTVDRALEAGVISVDKTAPSGYNFYKANDVSMWNACASAGQLAATMVNCAAGRAAQNVSSTILYFNDMLEKETGLPGCDMGRAQGTAVGFSFFSHSIYGGGGPGIFNGNHVVTRHSRGFAIPCVCAAVSLDAGTQMSTVEKTSSLVGNVFGSIPEFKEPIKAVAGAL, from the coding sequence GTGTCTGACACAATAGACATTTACGACGACAGAGGTAAACTGTTGGAAAGTGGCGTTGATCTTTTAGCTATCGCGCCAACCAGAAACGCAGCGATTCAAAATATCATTAAAGACACCAAGAGGACTGTTGCAGTAAATCTCGCAGGTATCGAGAAATCACTGAAAACCGGTGCTATGGGTGGAGCAAAAAAGCAGATCCTTGGTAGGGAACTTGACTACGATATTGTAGGCAATTCCGGTGCAATCATGGACGCAGTAAAGAAACTCGTAAGCGTAAGCGACGATGACGACACCAATGTAAAGGAACTTGGTGGCGGAAAGCAGCTGATCGTTCAGATCCCAACCGTAAGGACACAGATCGGTGCTGACTACGTATCCGGAAGTACCGTAACCGGTGCAGCAGTAGTTCAGACAATCATTGACATGTTCAACACTGACATGTTCGATGCACCAATAGTAAAGTCCGCTGTATGGGGAAGCTATCCACAGACAATGGACATGAAAGGCGCAAACATCGCATCCATTCTCAGTATCCCACAGAACAACGAAGGTCTTGGTTACTCACTGAGAAACATCACAACAAACCACGTAGCAGCAATTACCGGCAAGAAGGCAATGAATGCAGCAGCACTCTCATCCATCTTCGAGCAGGTAGGTATGTACGAGATGGGTAACGCTGTAGGTCCTTTCGAGAGACACCAGTTACTTGGTCTTGCATATCAGGGTCTTAACGCAGGCAACTACGTTTACGACATCGTAAAAGAGAACGGTAAGAACGGTACAATCGGTACTGTTATTCAGTCCACAGTTGACAGAGCTCTTGAAGCAGGTGTCATCTCCGTAGACAAGACTGCACCATCCGGATACAACTTCTACAAGGCAAACGACGTTTCCATGTGGAATGCATGTGCATCAGCAGGTCAGCTTGCAGCAACCATGGTAAACTGTGCAGCAGGCAGAGCAGCTCAGAACGTATCCTCAACCATCCTCTACTTCAACGATATGCTTGAGAAGGAAACAGGTCTTCCAGGCTGTGACATGGGTAGAGCACAGGGTACTGCAGTAGGATTCTCATTCTTCAGTCACTCCATCTATGGTGGCGGCGGACCGGGTATCTTCAACGGTAACCACGTTGTAACCAGACACTCAAGAGGTTTTGCAATTCCTTGTGTATGTGCAGCAGTCTCACTTGATGCAGGCACACAGATGTCAACAGTTGAGAAGACATCATCACTTGTCGGTAACGTATTTGGATCCATTCCAGAGTTCAAGGAACCAATCAAGGCAGTGGCAGGTGCGCTCTAA
- the mcrG gene encoding coenzyme-B sulfoethylthiotransferase subunit gamma has product MAYEPQYYPGATSVAENRRKHMSGKVEKLRDISDDDLTLVLGHRAPGSDYPSTHPPLAEMGEPECSVREMVEPTPGAKAGDRIRYVQFVDSMYNAPSTPYFRSYAAAINFRGVDPGTLSGRQVVEARERDMEELAKFQMETEMTCPALASLRGATVHGHSLRLPEDGVMFDMLERCRKEGDVITMHKDQVGRPIDKKVDLGKPMSAEEAAKRTTIYRVDNVAFRDDAEVIEWVHRVFDKRTIYGFKPEN; this is encoded by the coding sequence ATGGCATATGAACCACAATATTATCCAGGAGCAACATCAGTTGCTGAAAATAGAAGAAAACACATGTCCGGCAAAGTGGAGAAACTTAGAGATATCTCCGACGATGACCTGACACTTGTTCTCGGACACCGTGCACCAGGTAGTGACTACCCAAGCACTCACCCACCACTTGCAGAAATGGGCGAACCAGAATGTTCAGTCAGAGAAATGGTAGAACCAACACCAGGCGCAAAAGCTGGTGACAGAATAAGGTATGTGCAGTTCGTTGACTCAATGTACAACGCACCATCAACACCATACTTCAGATCCTACGCAGCAGCAATTAACTTCAGAGGTGTCGACCCAGGTACACTTTCCGGGCGTCAGGTCGTTGAAGCTCGTGAAAGAGACATGGAAGAACTCGCAAAGTTCCAGATGGAAACTGAAATGACCTGCCCAGCACTCGCAAGTCTTAGAGGCGCAACAGTACACGGTCACTCACTCAGACTTCCAGAAGACGGTGTAATGTTTGACATGCTTGAAAGGTGCAGAAAAGAAGGCGATGTAATCACAATGCACAAGGACCAGGTAGGAAGACCAATCGATAAGAAGGTTGACCTCGGAAAACCAATGTCTGCAGAAGAAGCAGCAAAGAGAACAACCATATACCGTGTTGACAACGTTGCATTCAGAGACGACGCAGAAGTCATTGAATGGGTACACAGGGTATTCGATAAGAGAACCATTTATGGTTTTAAGCCGGAAAACTGA
- the mcrD gene encoding methyl-coenzyme M reductase operon protein D, translating into MSEAFSDANIVQLEIFPSRLLKPETAQSLLSEMAEIEGIIRLFIHGPRLPQTVPYGPATGLPVNHSGNTVIEVAGQAIELAVSVGSIRMEVVDADTKGRVRDICERVLPVSFEFREGNFIPRRQTVSDYAKRGPDADPLMTGMTDPKGKLKNQPVCILKPEIKDE; encoded by the coding sequence ATGTCCGAAGCTTTCTCCGACGCAAATATTGTGCAGCTTGAAATATTTCCTTCAAGACTGTTGAAACCCGAAACAGCTCAATCATTACTCAGTGAGATGGCTGAAATCGAAGGCATCATAAGGCTGTTCATTCATGGCCCCCGACTTCCACAGACCGTTCCATACGGACCTGCCACAGGACTTCCTGTGAATCATTCCGGGAACACTGTTATCGAAGTTGCAGGTCAGGCGATAGAACTTGCTGTAAGCGTTGGTAGCATTCGAATGGAAGTTGTCGATGCTGATACAAAAGGGCGTGTAAGGGACATTTGTGAGCGAGTTCTTCCTGTATCATTTGAATTCCGGGAAGGTAATTTCATTCCAAGGAGACAGACTGTAAGCGATTATGCTAAACGTGGACCAGATGCTGATCCTCTGATGACTGGAATGACAGATCCCAAAGGAAAACTGAAGAACCAGCCAGTATGTATCCTTAAACCTGAAATCAAAGACGAGTGA
- the mcrC gene encoding methyl-coenzyme M reductase I operon protein C, giving the protein MFDRETQVVDCRHGMGLGRGGGLAQRGTLSETGRPDVIAVAMSPGRRHITKPVCELTYGMRREEIQVSVLVLNTGSGVPDTNMGSGSFGMSPEEIAQINRHKVAVIHTGNIRDHVVRKVKKILEEANIPAVVVCQTLVDFEDFAKAGVKTKLVKPKDSDILTKGRVMEIVTGVTRGESCSREKLNELVKAVKTTMRSLEN; this is encoded by the coding sequence ATGTTTGATCGGGAAACGCAGGTTGTTGATTGCAGACACGGAATGGGTCTTGGCAGAGGAGGAGGTCTTGCACAGCGTGGCACTCTTTCCGAAACTGGCAGGCCTGATGTGATTGCAGTTGCAATGAGTCCCGGTAGAAGACATATCACAAAACCCGTTTGTGAATTAACATACGGGATGCGTCGAGAGGAAATCCAGGTTAGTGTGCTTGTGCTGAACACCGGTTCAGGTGTTCCGGATACCAATATGGGTTCCGGCTCTTTTGGAATGAGTCCTGAAGAGATCGCACAGATAAACAGGCATAAAGTTGCTGTTATCCACACAGGGAACATAAGGGATCATGTAGTGAGGAAGGTAAAGAAAATACTTGAGGAAGCAAATATTCCTGCAGTAGTTGTTTGCCAGACCCTTGTTGATTTTGAAGATTTCGCAAAGGCAGGAGTAAAGACAAAACTTGTGAAACCAAAGGATAGTGATATTTTAACAAAAGGAAGGGTAATGGAAATTGTGACAGGAGTGACACGAGGCGAATCATGCTCGAGAGAAAAACTGAACGAACTCGTGAAAGCCGTGAAAACCACAATGAGATCATTAGAGAATTAG
- the mcrA gene encoding coenzyme-B sulfoethylthiotransferase subunit alpha, producing the protein MADDRQRKFAKHMEIKYTKEHGTNKMNGGEITDKTVEYHRLGVDQNPRKLEMRKAGEALAAKRGLVGYNPMMHCGGIPLGQRALTPSFLSGTDDMVELDDLHYVNNAAMQQMWDDIRRTVIVGMDMAHETLEKRLGIEVTPETINHYLETLNHALPGGAVVQEHMVETHPALVDDCYVKMFTGDDELADEIDSQFLIDINKEFPAEQAEQLKAAIGKHSFQAAHIPTIVSRTTDGGQTSRWMAMQVGMSFISAYSMCAGEAAVADLSYAAKHAGVIQMGEMLPARRARAPNEPGGIPFGHLADIVQTSRVDAEDPAHVALEVVGAGCMLYDQIWLGSYMSGGVGFTQYATAAYCNNILDDNLYYNVDYINDKYDGAANKGTDNKVKANLDVVKDIATESTIYGIENYEKYPTTLEDHFGGSQRATSLSAAAGSAVSIATGNGNAGLSGWYLSMYLHKEALGRLGFFGFDLQDQCGATNVFSYQSDEGLALELRGPNYPNYAMNVGHQGGYAAITSGAHAGRGDAYAVNPLVKVCFADKLLPFDFTQPRKEFAKGALKEFEPAGERSLIIPAK; encoded by the coding sequence ATGGCAGATGACAGACAGAGAAAGTTTGCAAAACACATGGAGATCAAGTACACAAAAGAACATGGTACTAACAAGATGAACGGTGGAGAGATCACCGACAAGACCGTAGAGTACCACAGACTTGGTGTCGATCAGAACCCTAGAAAATTAGAAATGAGAAAAGCTGGTGAAGCCCTCGCAGCAAAGAGAGGACTTGTCGGTTACAATCCAATGATGCACTGTGGTGGTATCCCACTCGGTCAGAGAGCACTTACCCCATCATTCCTTTCAGGAACAGATGACATGGTTGAGTTGGATGATCTTCACTACGTCAACAATGCAGCAATGCAGCAGATGTGGGATGACATCAGAAGGACCGTAATTGTCGGTATGGACATGGCACACGAGACACTCGAGAAGAGGCTCGGTATCGAAGTCACACCAGAAACAATCAACCACTACCTTGAGACACTCAACCACGCACTTCCTGGTGGGGCAGTTGTTCAGGAACACATGGTCGAGACACACCCTGCACTTGTAGATGACTGTTACGTAAAGATGTTCACCGGTGACGATGAACTTGCAGACGAGATCGACAGCCAGTTCCTTATTGACATCAACAAGGAATTCCCTGCAGAGCAGGCAGAGCAGCTCAAAGCAGCTATCGGCAAGCACTCATTCCAGGCAGCACACATCCCAACTATTGTCAGCAGAACCACAGATGGTGGTCAGACAAGCAGGTGGATGGCTATGCAGGTCGGTATGTCATTCATTTCAGCATACAGCATGTGTGCTGGTGAAGCAGCAGTAGCTGACCTTTCATACGCAGCAAAGCACGCTGGTGTTATCCAGATGGGTGAAATGCTCCCAGCAAGACGTGCACGTGCACCAAACGAGCCTGGAGGAATTCCATTTGGACACCTCGCAGATATCGTACAAACAAGCCGTGTAGATGCAGAAGACCCAGCACACGTAGCTCTTGAAGTAGTCGGTGCAGGATGTATGCTTTACGACCAGATCTGGCTCGGTTCATACATGTCCGGTGGTGTAGGTTTCACTCAGTACGCAACAGCAGCATACTGTAACAACATCCTTGATGACAACCTCTACTACAACGTTGACTACATCAACGACAAGTACGACGGTGCAGCAAACAAGGGTACAGACAACAAGGTAAAGGCAAACCTCGATGTAGTAAAGGACATCGCAACAGAGTCCACCATCTACGGTATCGAGAACTACGAGAAGTACCCAACAACCCTCGAAGACCACTTCGGTGGATCTCAGAGAGCAACAAGTCTTTCCGCAGCAGCTGGTTCCGCTGTTTCAATCGCAACAGGAAACGGAAACGCTGGTCTTTCCGGATGGTACCTCAGTATGTACCTCCACAAGGAAGCACTCGGAAGACTCGGTTTCTTCGGATTCGATCTGCAGGATCAGTGTGGTGCTACAAACGTATTCTCGTACCAGTCCGACGAAGGTCTTGCTCTTGAACTGCGTGGACCAAACTATCCAAACTACGCAATGAACGTAGGTCACCAGGGTGGATATGCAGCAATCACTTCCGGTGCACACGCAGGACGTGGAGACGCATACGCAGTCAACCCACTTGTCAAGGTCTGTTTCGCAGACAAACTCCTACCATTTGACTTCACACAGCCAAGGAAGGAGTTCGCAAAGGGCGCACTCAAAGAGTTCGAGCCTGCTGGTGAGAGATCACTCATTATTCCAGCAAAGTAA